In the genome of Lonchura striata isolate bLonStr1 chromosome 22, bLonStr1.mat, whole genome shotgun sequence, one region contains:
- the NACC2 gene encoding nucleus accumbens-associated protein 2, with protein sequence MSQMLHIEIPNFGNTVLGCLNEQRLLGLYCDVSIVVKGQAFKAHRAVLAASSLYFRDLFSGNSKNAFELPGTVPPACFQQILSFCYTGKLTMAASEQLVVMYTAGFLQIQHIVEKGTDLMFKVSSPHCDSQTTMIEDPSSEPQSPCNQLQSASAPYVMSPSMPIPLLTRVKHENLELQALPGLPGKRPLEPGARDGPGGAGGASAGPLKLSRVSYYGVPSLATLIPNVQQVQYSQGERTSPGASSIPTTDSPTSYHNEEDEEDDEAYDTMVEEQYGQMYIKSSGGYSVAQEKPEQIPLENRSCVLIRRDLVALPASLISQIGYRCHPKLYSEGDPGEKLELVAGSGVYITRGQLMNCHLCAGVKHKVLLRRLLATFFDRNTLANSCGTGIRSSTSDPSRKPLDSRVLNAVKLYCQNFAPSFKESEMNVIAADMCTNARRVRKRWLPKIKSMLPEGMEMYRTVMGSSTNTVPLEPDFQPNAAQAFEQRIYAERRSEAGTIVALRTNTVNVELSNGSNQSFEQGEDAEGAGSVIQEAAATDAMASETQSTPQPFEQASGSSSRPETPVRRQDGTYGGTL encoded by the exons ATGTCGCAGATGTTGCACATAGAGATTCCCAACTTTGGGAACACCGTTCTGGGCTGCCTGAACGAGCAgcggctgctggggctgtaCTGCGATGTCTCCATCGTGGTGAAGGGCCAAGCCTTCAAGGCTCACCGGGCGGTGCTGGCCGCCAGCAGCCTCTACTTCCGAGACTTGTTCAGTGGGAACAGCAAAAACGCCTTTGAGCTGCCGGGCACCGTCCCCCCGGCTTGCTTCCAGCAGATCCTGTCCTTCTGCTACACCGGCAAGCTGACCATGGCGGCCAGCGAGCAGCTGGTGGTGATGTACACGGCGGGCTTCCTGCAGATCCAGCACATCGTGGAGAAAGGGACGGACTTGATGTTCAAGGTCAGCTCTCCCCACTGTGACTCTCAGACCACCATGATCGAAGACCCCAGCTCGGAGCCGCAGAGCCCCTGCAACCAGCTGCAGTCGGCCTCGGCGCCCTACGTCATGTCCCCCTCCATGCCCATCCCGCTCCTCACGCGCGTCAAGCACGAgaacctggagctgcaggcCCTGCCCGGCCTGCCCGGCAAGCGGCCGCTCGAGCCCGGCGCCCGGGAcgggcccggcggcgccggcggcgccAGCGCGGGGCCGCTGAAGCTGTCGCGCGTCTCCTACTACGGCgtgcccagcctggccacgCTGATCCCCAACGTGCAGCAGGTGCAGTACTCGCAGGGGGAGCGCACCAGCCCCGGCGCCAGCAGCATCCCCACCACCGACAGCCCCACCTCCTACCAcaacgaggaggacgaggaggacgacgaggccTACGACACCATGGTGGAGGAGCAGTACGGGCAGATGTACATCAAGTCCTCGGGAGGTTACTCTG TTGCCCAAGAGAAGCCGGAGCAGATCCCGCTGGAGAACCGCTCCTGCGTCCTGATCCGCCGGGATCTGGTggctctccctgccagcctcaTCAGCCAGATCGGGTACCGCTGCCACCCAAAGCTCTACTCCGAGGGAGACCCTGGGGAAAAACTCGAGCTGGTTGCAG GCTCAGGCGTTTACATCACCCGGGGGCAGCTGATGAATTGCCATTTATGTGCTGGTGTCAAACACAAGGTCCTGCTGCGACGTCTCCTGGCCACCTTCTTCGATCG GAACACACTTGCCAACAGCTGCGGAACTGGAATCAGATCCTCCACGAGCGATCCCAGCAGGAAGCCCTTGGACAGCAGGGTCCTTAATGCAGTCAAAT TGTATTGTCAGAATTTTGCCCCGAGCTTTAAGGAGAGCGAGATGAACGTGATCGCGGCCGACATGTGCACCAACGCGCGGCGCGTGCGCAAGCGCTGGCTGCCCAAGATCAAATCCATGCTGCCCGAGGGGATGGAGATGTACCGCACCGTCATGGGCTCCTCCACAAACACTGTCCCCCTGGAGCCCGACTTCCAGCCCAACGCTGCTCAGGCCTTCGAGCAGCGCATCTATGCAGAGAGGAGGAGCGAGGCGGGGACTATAGTAGCCTTGAGAACTAACACAGTGAATGTAGAGCTCAGCAATGGATCCAACCAGTCCTTCGAGCAGGGCGAGGACGCCGAGGGCGCCGGCTCCGTGATCCAGGAGGCAGCTGCCACGGATGCCATGGCGTCGGAAACCCAAAGCACTCCGCAACCTTTCGAACAAGCTTCGGGCTCCTCCAGCCGGCCCGAAACCCCCGTGAGAAGACAAGATGGTACTTATGGAGGGACTTTATAG